The DNA window GCTAAACAATTCATCTTCTGGGTTGTTAGAAAACACAAAGATTTCTTCTCCTCCAACGAGGTCTTTTCGATATAAAATACGGTTCTCATCAAAGGACTCAGACACATCAGAAGGTGCAACCATCAACGTTTGGTCGTCACCTGCTTGAGCTAAAATACCAACTTGCTCAGAAGACAAATTTTGTTGTAAGGGTTGATTTTTTGAATCTACTTCAGAATATACAGATACACCTAATTTTAATTTTTCAGTTTCATAATTTCCACCTCCAAAAACAGTAAATCGGGAAAAATTGCGTTCACTAAATTGATAATCGACAGTAATACGCATTTCGGAAGTGATAGGAAATGTGGAATTGAAAATAATCTCACCAGCATTATAATCGATGATATAGTCTTTATTTTCACCACGCTCAATTGCAATTCCATTTACGTAAACGGTTTCACTTCCAGAGACAATTAGCACAAATAATTCACTATTTGGACCACGCAACTTATAAGGGCCTTGATTCCCTTCTTGAGCTGCAAACTGACTACTTGTAAACTGACCTCTCACCAAAGCTCCTGCAGCAAATATGTTGGTTTCAGATTCCTCTTTATCAAAATCTACATTAACTAATAAACCTTGTACACGCTTTGTAAATGATGCAAAATAACTGGTATCATTTATTAAATCGATATCTCCTGCTCTAATATTCCAAGAATCGCTAAAAAGTTCAATAAACACCTGATCAAATTCATCTAATCTCTGAGAATAGCCACTTTCTTGTAACGGAATATTCGCATCTTGAATTGAGGCTCTCAACGATACTTTATCACTTAATTTTCCGGAAATTTGTAAATCCAATTCACTATTCAATACTGAATTTTGATTGTTCCCAATGGTGACACCTCGAGATATACTTCCAGAAGTATTTAAACCATCAAAAGGCAAAAACGAACGTTCCACATTAGATTGATTTAATTTGTACAAACGCTGAAGATTGTCTGTGTTTTCAACAATAATCCGTTCATCTAACTGAAAATATTTTTTTGTAATAAAATCTGGATACCTTAAATAATCAATAATAATTGAATCTGTATCTACAGGTTTTTTAAACGTCAATAGCGCATTTGAAAAATCAACTCGATAATATGACGAATCGATTATGGTATTATTCTTTCGTCTTAAAATAAAACTACTGGTATTAATACTAACTGTATCTACTTTTACTGAATCTCTAACGGCTACTTTTTTTGTTCTATAATTTGAAGTTGGCTCTTGCGCAAATGCAGAGCAACCCATAATAAAACAGATAAGTGAAATAGCAATTTTCATTCAGTATATAAACTTCTAAAGACAGAAATTATTTTATCCTTAAAATCGGGTTAAAATAATAGTGTAAAAGTACAGTATTATTTAATTTAGCTGAAATCTAAACTATTCCATATGAAAATCATCTCATACAATGTCAACGGTATTCGTGCAGCTATGAAAAAAGACTTTATCGGTTGGCTTACAAGTGCAAATCCAGATGTGATTTGCTTACAAGAAATCAAAGCCATGAAAGAGCAAGTTGATATCGAAGCCATTGAAAATGCTGGTTATAAATACAACTATTGGTTTAGCGCTCAAAAAAAGGGTTACAGTGGTGTTGCTATTTTAAGTAAAACGGAACCAAAACATGTAGAATATGGAACTGGCATTGAATCTATGGATTTTGAAGGCCGAAATATTAGAGCAGATTTTGATGATCTCTCTGTAATGAGTATGTATTTGCCCTCTGGAACTAATAGTGCACGATTAGAACATAAGTTTGAATATATGGATATGATTCACCAATATTTGAATGATTTACGTACAGAACATCCAAATCTAGTTGTTCTTGGTGATTATAATATTTGTCATGAAGCTATTGACATTCACAATCCTAAAATGAAAGGTGTTTCTGGCTTTTTACCTGAAGAACGTGAATGGCTTGGAAACTTTATTGATAGTGGATTTATAGATTCCTTTCGATTTTTACATCCTGAAAAACAAGAATACTCTTGGTGGAGTTATAGAGCTAATTCTAGAGCAAATAATAAAGGTTGGCGTTTAGATTATGCGATGGTTAGTAAACCCTTACAAGAAAACATCAAACGAAGCGTTATCCTTTCGGAAGCAGTACATAGCGACCATTGTCCAATTTTAATTGAAATTCAAAACTAAAGAACAAACAAATCAACAACTTAATATTACAACCTATGTTTAAAAAATTGTCATTAATAGCACTGACTTTAATTCTAACAACCTCATGTGTATCTAAAAAAATCTATACAGACTTAGAAGATAAATATGCTGAATTAAAAAAAGAAAATCGAAAGTTATCAGATAGTAATCAGGATTTAGAAACCGCATTAAATCAAGCTAAAAACGATATTGCTAACCTTCAGAAAGATTATGAAGACACTTTAGCACAACGCAACAAATTACAAGCCGATTACGATGCTACTAAAACAAATCTTGATAATTTAAATGCGTCATATGATGCTTTAGAAAAAAATAGTTCAGCTTCAATTGCAGCAAATTCAAAGAAAAATCGTGAATTATTAGCACAATTGGAAGCTAAAGAACAAGCCTTAGCTGCTGAAAATGTTAGACTTGAAAAAATTAAGCAAGAATTAGAAGCTCGTTCACAACGTGTTGCCGAATTAGAAAATGTAATCGCATCAAAAGATGCCGCAATGACCAACTTAAAAAATGCCATTTCAAAAGCCTTAACTAATTTTGAAGGCAATGGCTTAACTGTTGAACAGCGTAACGGAAAGGTTTATGTATCGATGGAGAATAAATTATTATTCGAATCTGGAAGTTGGGCAGTTGGATCAAAGGGAAAACAAGCTGTGAAGAAATTAGGTGAAGTCCTTGCCGAAAATCCTGAAATCGCTATTTTAATTGAAGGACATACAGATAATGTACCTTATAAAGGAAATACTCAACTGAGTGGTAATTGGGATTTATCAGCAAAACGTGCAACGGCAATTGTAAATATCTTACGAGAAAATGACAGCATCAACCCAGAGAATCTAACAGCAGCTGGACGAGGTGAATTCGCACCAATTGCTAGTAATGATACAGCTGAAGGCAAAGCTCAAAATCGACGTATAGAAGTTGTATTAACGCCTAAACTCGATGAGATTTCTAAGCTTTTAAATGAAATTTAGTTTATCATTCCGCACTTGATGCGGAATCTCAATAAAATAACACAAATAAATAATGAGATCCTGAATCAAGTTCAGGATGACAAATTCAAGAATTTGACATGAGATATACAACACTTCCAAAAACAGATATAAAAGTTAGTAAAATATGCCTTGGCACAATGACTTTTGGCAATCAAAATACTCAAGAAGAAGGTTTTGATCAAATGGATTTTGCATTAAATAAAGGTGTTAATTTTTTTGATGTTGCCGAATTATATCCTGTTCCAGCAACTGCAGAAACCTATGCCGAAACAGAACGCATAATTGGTCGTTGGTTTGAAAAAACAGGCAATAGAGACAAAGTAGTTTTGGGAACAAAAATTGCTGGAACTGGTGATTACACTGCTCACATAAGAACTTCAGGATTTAGTAAAGACGCACTAAACGAAGCTGTTGAAAATAGCTTAAAGCGATTAAAAACAGATTATATTGATTTGTACCAATTACATTGGCCAGAACGTGAAACTAACACTTTTGGTGTTAGAGATTACGTCCATAATCCTAGCGATCAGTGGACCGATAATTTTAATGAAATTCTTCACAACCTAGATGAGATTGTGAAATCTGGAAAAGTACGTCAGGTTGGCATTTCAAATGAAAAAGCTTGGGGAACGATGCGTTATTTAGAAGAATCTAACAAAAATGAATTGCCAAGAATGACAACCATACAAAACGCATATAATTTATTAAATCGCGTTTTTGAAGGTGATATGGCAGAAGTTGCTATTCGTGAAGAGATTGGCTTATTAGCCTATTCACCAATGGCATTTGGTGTCTTATCTGGTAAATATATTAAAGGAACTGAAGGTGATAATGCAAGATTAAACCTTTTCCCAAGGTTTGCGAGATATAGTAGTGATAAATCTACTGAAGCTACAAAACGTTATTTAAAAATTGCGGAAGACAACAATATGACCTTAGCCCAAATGTCGTTAGCCTTTGTAACTGACAAACCTTTTATGACGAGTAATATAATTGGAGCAACTTCACTTGAGCAGCTAGAAGAAAATATTGATAGTATTGACATTAAACTAAGTGACAATATTCTAAAAGCGATTAATGAAGTTCATGCAGAGATTCCTAATCCTGCGCCTTAATAACTCAAGAGGCTTAAAAACAAAAACCCCTTTCCGTTTAAACGAAAAGGGGTTTTAGATATTATTTGATTTCCTTACCATCTTTATCAAAAAAGTGGTATTCAAGATATGTGTAAGCATCTCTAGGTAAAACTTTTACCCATTTTTTGTGTTCTAAAAACCATTTAGAACGTACTGATGGAAACCCTTTGGTTAAAAAGGCTGCTATAAATGGATGCGCATTTAAGGTCATCTTTTTATAGTCTTTTTTGAAAAGCCTTTCTAAGTCTTGCGTAATGTTTTGAATCACTTTAATTGGCGCTTCAATTTCACTACCTGCAATACCATTAGGATTTTCTTCTTTAGTTTTAATGTTGCGTTCTGGGCGAACACGTTGTCTGGTAATTTGTATCAAACCAAACTTACTAGGTGGCAAAATCTTATGTTTTGCCTTATCATCATTCATTTCGTCACGAAGATGATTGTACAATTTTTTTCGATTCTCTGCTCTTCCCATGTCTATAAAATCTACAACTATAATTCCTCCCATATCACGTAAACGTAATTGACGAGCAATTTCTGAAGCAGAAATTAAATTGACTTCTAAAGCAGTGTCTTCTTGGTTTTTCTCTTTGTTAGATCGATTACCACTATTGACATCAACTACATGCATCGCTTCGGTATGTTCAATAACCA is part of the Psychroserpens ponticola genome and encodes:
- a CDS encoding exodeoxyribonuclease III translates to MKIISYNVNGIRAAMKKDFIGWLTSANPDVICLQEIKAMKEQVDIEAIENAGYKYNYWFSAQKKGYSGVAILSKTEPKHVEYGTGIESMDFEGRNIRADFDDLSVMSMYLPSGTNSARLEHKFEYMDMIHQYLNDLRTEHPNLVVLGDYNICHEAIDIHNPKMKGVSGFLPEEREWLGNFIDSGFIDSFRFLHPEKQEYSWWSYRANSRANNKGWRLDYAMVSKPLQENIKRSVILSEAVHSDHCPILIEIQN
- a CDS encoding OmpA family protein, which encodes MFKKLSLIALTLILTTSCVSKKIYTDLEDKYAELKKENRKLSDSNQDLETALNQAKNDIANLQKDYEDTLAQRNKLQADYDATKTNLDNLNASYDALEKNSSASIAANSKKNRELLAQLEAKEQALAAENVRLEKIKQELEARSQRVAELENVIASKDAAMTNLKNAISKALTNFEGNGLTVEQRNGKVYVSMENKLLFESGSWAVGSKGKQAVKKLGEVLAENPEIAILIEGHTDNVPYKGNTQLSGNWDLSAKRATAIVNILRENDSINPENLTAAGRGEFAPIASNDTAEGKAQNRRIEVVLTPKLDEISKLLNEI
- a CDS encoding aldo/keto reductase, with translation MRYTTLPKTDIKVSKICLGTMTFGNQNTQEEGFDQMDFALNKGVNFFDVAELYPVPATAETYAETERIIGRWFEKTGNRDKVVLGTKIAGTGDYTAHIRTSGFSKDALNEAVENSLKRLKTDYIDLYQLHWPERETNTFGVRDYVHNPSDQWTDNFNEILHNLDEIVKSGKVRQVGISNEKAWGTMRYLEESNKNELPRMTTIQNAYNLLNRVFEGDMAEVAIREEIGLLAYSPMAFGVLSGKYIKGTEGDNARLNLFPRFARYSSDKSTEATKRYLKIAEDNNMTLAQMSLAFVTDKPFMTSNIIGATSLEQLEENIDSIDIKLSDNILKAINEVHAEIPNPAP